A region of Natribaculum luteum DNA encodes the following proteins:
- the glyS gene encoding glycine--tRNA ligase: MSDEPTNTSEKLVELAKRRGYFFQSAGAYGGVGGFYTFGPQGAALKGNLEDAWRERYAVGEGHMEIDAPTIMPEPVFEASGHLEGFDDMLIECPDCGQSHRADHLVEDNTEYEDAESLPIPEVEEIVAEYELVCPSCGAGLAGVAVENFNLMFATNIGPGDSQPGYMRPETAQGIFVEFPRLKEYARNQLPFGVTQIGRAYRNEISPRRSIIRTREFTQAELELFLDPEEDEPDLSAVADVAVTLYPASEQQADDGTTVETTIGEAVDDGTIADPWIGYFLGISQEWYESVGVDMDRFRFRQHLSGERAHYASDCWDAESEIDGNWIEIAGFAHRGNYDLSKHQAHSDERFTIFKQYDEPKTVERATVDPDMSYLGPEFGGDAGTVVEKLEELAERDRAAFDGDTVEIDLEGETHEIPVERCGFSVDEETIAGEHIVPNVVEPSFGVDRLVYTVLHHAYREDEVDGEERTYLELDPEVAPTFVGVFPLQSDDDLEREAQAIAAELRAEGLSVTYDDSGNIGRRYRRQDEVGTPFCVTVDYESLDDEAVTVRERDSTAQKRLPIDELPETLAALRAGDLAFDDLE, encoded by the coding sequence ATGAGCGACGAACCGACGAACACGAGCGAGAAGCTGGTCGAACTCGCCAAGCGTCGCGGCTACTTCTTCCAGTCTGCGGGCGCCTACGGCGGCGTCGGCGGCTTCTACACCTTCGGACCACAGGGTGCCGCGCTGAAGGGCAACCTGGAGGACGCCTGGCGCGAGCGCTACGCCGTCGGCGAGGGGCACATGGAGATCGACGCGCCGACGATCATGCCCGAACCGGTCTTCGAGGCCTCGGGCCACCTCGAGGGCTTCGACGACATGCTCATCGAGTGTCCCGACTGTGGCCAGAGCCACCGCGCGGACCACCTCGTCGAAGACAACACCGAGTACGAGGACGCAGAGAGCCTCCCGATCCCGGAGGTCGAGGAGATCGTCGCCGAGTACGAACTCGTCTGTCCCTCCTGTGGTGCGGGGCTGGCGGGCGTCGCCGTCGAGAACTTCAACCTGATGTTCGCGACGAACATCGGCCCCGGCGACTCCCAGCCCGGCTACATGCGCCCGGAGACCGCTCAGGGCATCTTCGTCGAGTTCCCCCGGCTCAAGGAGTACGCCCGCAACCAGCTGCCGTTCGGCGTCACCCAGATCGGGCGCGCGTACCGCAACGAGATCAGTCCCCGGCGCTCCATTATTCGAACGCGGGAGTTCACCCAGGCCGAACTCGAGTTGTTCCTCGACCCCGAGGAGGACGAACCCGACCTCTCGGCCGTCGCCGACGTCGCGGTGACGCTGTATCCGGCGAGCGAGCAGCAGGCCGACGACGGCACGACCGTCGAGACGACGATCGGCGAGGCCGTCGACGACGGGACGATCGCCGACCCGTGGATCGGCTACTTCCTCGGCATCTCCCAGGAGTGGTACGAGTCGGTCGGCGTCGACATGGACCGGTTCCGGTTCCGCCAGCACCTCTCGGGCGAGCGCGCCCACTACGCGAGCGACTGCTGGGACGCCGAAAGCGAGATCGACGGCAACTGGATCGAGATCGCCGGCTTCGCCCACCGTGGCAACTACGACCTCTCGAAACACCAGGCCCACTCCGACGAACGGTTCACGATCTTCAAGCAGTACGACGAACCGAAGACCGTCGAGCGCGCCACCGTCGACCCCGACATGAGCTACCTCGGGCCGGAGTTCGGCGGCGACGCCGGCACGGTCGTCGAGAAACTCGAGGAACTGGCCGAACGCGACCGCGCGGCGTTTGACGGTGACACCGTCGAGATCGACCTCGAGGGCGAGACCCACGAGATTCCCGTCGAACGATGCGGCTTCTCCGTCGACGAGGAGACGATCGCCGGCGAACACATCGTCCCCAACGTCGTCGAACCCTCCTTCGGTGTCGACCGGCTCGTCTACACCGTCCTCCACCACGCCTACCGCGAGGACGAGGTCGACGGCGAGGAGCGGACCTACCTCGAGCTCGACCCCGAAGTCGCTCCGACCTTCGTCGGCGTCTTCCCGCTGCAAAGCGACGACGACCTCGAGCGGGAAGCCCAGGCGATCGCCGCCGAGTTGCGCGCCGAGGGTCTGTCGGTCACCTACGACGACTCGGGCAACATCGGCCGGCGCTACCGCCGCCAGGACGAGGTCGGTACGCCCTTCTGCGTGACGGTCGACTACGAGAGCCTCGACGACGAGGCCGTCACCGTACGCGAACGCGACTCGACAGCCCAGAAGCGACTGCCGATCGACGAGCTTCCGGAGACGCTCGCGGCGCTGCGGGCGGGCGACCTCGCGTTCGACGACCTCGAGTAA
- a CDS encoding dolichol kinase: protein MADELKRRLVHASGSGLVALYLLANYLELPLSWVRFQALMVVLATGTLVLEFIRLRIGLDWRLYDVLTREYEQDNPAGYCLYMTSMAIVVVIFDPHVALPAMLMLSLGDPISGALSDDRLRQIKSPKVLATMFVVSTVIALPFLYDRPVAAVAAAVGATIADGVTLSVRTYIIDDNLTIPIYAAVLAWVALEFVPA, encoded by the coding sequence ATGGCCGACGAGCTCAAGCGCCGACTGGTCCACGCGAGCGGGTCCGGTCTGGTCGCGCTGTACTTGCTCGCGAACTACCTCGAGCTCCCGCTGTCGTGGGTCCGGTTCCAGGCACTCATGGTCGTCCTCGCGACCGGGACGCTCGTCCTCGAGTTCATCCGGCTGCGGATCGGCCTCGACTGGCGGCTCTACGACGTGCTCACCCGCGAGTACGAACAGGACAACCCGGCGGGCTACTGCCTGTACATGACCAGCATGGCGATCGTCGTCGTGATCTTCGATCCCCACGTCGCCCTCCCCGCAATGTTGATGCTCTCGCTCGGCGATCCGATCAGCGGCGCGCTGTCGGACGATCGGCTACGACAGATCAAGAGCCCGAAGGTGCTCGCCACGATGTTCGTCGTCTCGACGGTCATCGCCCTGCCGTTTCTCTACGACCGCCCCGTCGCCGCTGTCGCCGCCGCAGTCGGTGCGACGATCGCCGACGGCGTGACGCTCTCGGTTCGCACCTACATCATCGACGACAACCTGACGATCCCGATCTACGCCGCCGTGCTGGCCTGGGTCGCACTCGAGTTCGTCCCCGCATGA
- a CDS encoding AEC family transporter, which translates to MEVLGRLLALLAVLLVGTGLRTSGVLDERRTAQLNATTYYVALPALIFVSTYDQAIGELLSPALMAGILFVLLSTAGVARLVHGNRSSGPRQSVAIVQSYHSNLGYLGLPLVAATFDAEVTAIASVILGVGSLVQVPLTVLILVLVNDASSRLGRELGRLATNPVLIALIAGIVVGTAGITPPSPVVTGLDVLGSFALPLALLCVGAALEVDLPAIDLGAVSSVVALKIGCMPILAWTVFSLLGVDGATFTAAVVMFGTPTAVSTFVFANELGGDAEFASLNVFASTLASMGTLFVLITLVG; encoded by the coding sequence ATGGAGGTCCTCGGTCGACTGCTGGCGCTGCTCGCCGTGTTGCTCGTCGGGACCGGTCTGCGGACGTCGGGCGTGCTCGACGAGCGGCGGACGGCCCAGTTGAACGCGACCACCTACTACGTCGCCCTCCCGGCACTCATCTTCGTCTCGACGTACGACCAGGCGATCGGCGAACTCCTCTCACCGGCGCTGATGGCGGGGATCCTGTTCGTCCTGCTCTCGACGGCGGGGGTCGCCCGACTCGTGCACGGAAATCGCTCGTCGGGACCGCGCCAGAGCGTGGCTATCGTCCAGTCGTACCACTCGAATCTCGGCTACCTCGGCCTGCCGCTGGTCGCCGCGACGTTCGACGCCGAGGTGACCGCGATCGCGAGCGTGATCCTCGGCGTCGGTTCGCTCGTTCAGGTGCCGCTGACGGTGCTGATTCTCGTCCTCGTAAACGACGCCAGCTCCCGGCTCGGACGCGAGCTTGGACGGCTCGCGACGAATCCCGTGTTGATCGCGCTGATCGCCGGTATCGTCGTCGGGACGGCAGGAATCACACCACCGTCGCCCGTCGTCACCGGCCTCGACGTCCTCGGGTCGTTCGCTCTGCCACTCGCGCTGCTCTGTGTCGGGGCCGCACTCGAGGTCGATCTCCCCGCAATCGACCTCGGCGCGGTCAGTTCCGTCGTCGCGCTCAAGATCGGCTGCATGCCGATCCTCGCGTGGACCGTCTTCTCGCTGCTCGGCGTCGACGGCGCGACGTTCACCGCCGCCGTCGTAATGTTCGGTACGCCGACTGCAGTCTCGACGTTCGTCTTCGCGAACGAACTCGGCGGTGACGCGGAGTTCGCGTCGCTGAACGTCTTCGCCAGCACGCTCGCGTCCATGGGGACGCTGTTCGTTCTGATCACACTCGTCGGCTAG
- a CDS encoding DEAD/DEAH box helicase — MATTDEEVPTIEHPLLEPDFLERRLYQLKLAGTAANDHTLVCLPTGLGKTTVSLLVTARRLEEVGGKSLMLAPTKPLVSQHADFYREALQLPDEEIVVFTGDVSPDDRAELWAEATVVMATPQVIENDLVGSRISLVDVTHCTFDECHRATGDYAYNYIAERYHADADDPLVTGMSASPGGDEEAILEVCENLGIHEVEVMTEEDADVSEYTHDTDVEWERIDLPEEVLEIRDALNEVITDRLEKLKELGVARSTQPDQSQKDLNRMRAELQQLIENDQSEGYKGMSVHAEVMKLRQAVTLVETQSVEAVRRYFDRQRNQARSSGASKASQRLVSDPRVREAMRRAESFDQLHPKYRKTRMLLAETLGLEGGERVIVFTESRDTAEALTDFLSESFDARRFVGQGDREGSDGMTQKQQQEVLDDFRAGEFEVLISTSVAEEGLDVPEVDLVLFYEPVPTAIRSIQRKGRTGRQSEGRVVVLMADDTRDEAYFWISRRREKKMESELRDLKGMADDLEAELDASQQSLDAFESGAKVDGDGDESLDGSTVSSGSEGVPGQPGLQEFADAAADPDDGADATDESDASEGETPAPSGEGETIEVVADQREMDADIARDLSRRDEIEVRLETLAVGDYVLSDRVAVERKSVADFVDSLVGGDRSVFEQVGDMARHYSRPIVVVEGEGLYEQRDVHPNAVRGALSSLAVDFGASVLRTESEADTTELLAVVAGREQDTAGRAVSVHGEKQSKTLGEQQEYVVSSIADIGPVTARSLLAEFGSVEAVMTASEEELMEADGVGQVTAERIRDVVGSDYAG, encoded by the coding sequence ATGGCTACGACGGACGAGGAGGTCCCCACTATCGAGCATCCGCTGCTCGAGCCTGACTTCCTCGAGAGACGCCTCTACCAGCTGAAACTCGCGGGAACGGCGGCGAACGACCACACGCTCGTCTGTCTCCCCACGGGGCTGGGGAAGACGACGGTGAGCCTGCTGGTGACCGCCCGCAGGCTCGAGGAGGTCGGCGGCAAGTCGCTGATGCTTGCCCCCACGAAACCGCTCGTCTCCCAGCACGCCGACTTCTACCGGGAGGCCCTCCAGCTCCCCGACGAGGAGATCGTCGTCTTCACCGGCGACGTTAGCCCCGACGACCGCGCCGAACTGTGGGCGGAGGCGACGGTCGTGATGGCGACGCCGCAGGTGATCGAGAACGACCTCGTCGGCTCCCGGATCTCGCTTGTGGACGTGACCCACTGCACGTTCGACGAGTGCCACCGCGCGACCGGCGACTACGCCTACAACTACATCGCCGAACGCTACCACGCGGACGCCGATGATCCGCTCGTGACGGGAATGAGCGCCTCGCCCGGCGGCGACGAGGAAGCGATCCTCGAGGTCTGTGAGAACCTCGGCATCCACGAGGTCGAAGTGATGACCGAGGAGGACGCCGACGTCTCGGAGTACACCCACGACACCGACGTCGAGTGGGAGCGCATCGACCTCCCCGAGGAGGTCCTCGAGATCCGCGACGCGTTGAACGAGGTGATCACGGACCGTCTCGAGAAGCTCAAGGAACTCGGCGTCGCGCGGTCGACCCAGCCGGATCAGTCCCAGAAGGACCTCAACCGGATGCGCGCCGAGTTACAGCAACTGATCGAAAACGACCAGTCGGAGGGGTACAAGGGGATGTCCGTCCACGCGGAGGTGATGAAGCTCCGCCAGGCCGTGACACTGGTCGAAACCCAGAGCGTCGAGGCCGTTCGCCGGTACTTCGACCGCCAGCGCAACCAGGCTCGCAGTTCGGGCGCGTCGAAGGCGAGCCAGCGACTCGTCTCCGACCCGCGCGTCCGCGAGGCGATGCGCAGGGCGGAGTCGTTCGACCAGCTCCACCCCAAGTACCGCAAGACGCGGATGCTGCTGGCCGAGACCCTGGGCCTCGAGGGCGGCGAGCGCGTGATCGTCTTCACCGAGTCCCGGGATACGGCCGAGGCGCTGACGGACTTTCTCTCCGAGAGCTTCGACGCCAGACGGTTCGTCGGCCAGGGCGACCGGGAAGGGAGCGACGGCATGACCCAGAAACAACAACAGGAGGTCCTCGACGACTTCCGCGCGGGGGAGTTCGAGGTCCTGATCTCGACGTCGGTCGCCGAGGAGGGTCTGGACGTGCCGGAGGTCGACCTCGTGCTCTTCTACGAACCCGTCCCGACCGCCATCCGCTCGATTCAGCGCAAGGGCCGGACCGGCCGCCAGTCGGAGGGGCGGGTCGTCGTCCTGATGGCCGACGACACCCGCGACGAGGCGTACTTCTGGATCTCCCGACGACGCGAGAAGAAAATGGAGTCCGAACTGCGCGACCTGAAAGGGATGGCCGACGACCTGGAGGCGGAACTCGACGCGAGCCAGCAGTCGCTCGACGCGTTCGAGAGCGGGGCGAAAGTAGACGGTGACGGGGACGAATCGCTGGACGGAAGCACGGTCTCGAGTGGAAGCGAGGGGGTTCCAGGTCAGCCCGGGTTACAGGAGTTCGCCGACGCTGCTGCCGATCCAGACGATGGAGCCGACGCCACCGACGAGTCCGACGCCAGCGAAGGCGAGACGCCAGCGCCGAGCGGCGAGGGCGAGACGATCGAGGTCGTTGCCGACCAGCGCGAGATGGACGCCGACATCGCCCGCGACCTCTCGAGGCGCGACGAGATCGAGGTTCGCCTCGAGACGCTCGCGGTCGGCGACTACGTCCTCTCCGATCGCGTCGCCGTCGAACGAAAATCCGTCGCAGACTTCGTCGACTCGCTGGTCGGCGGCGACCGATCCGTCTTCGAGCAGGTCGGCGACATGGCCCGCCACTACTCGCGTCCGATCGTCGTCGTCGAGGGCGAGGGCCTCTACGAGCAGCGGGACGTCCACCCGAACGCGGTTCGTGGCGCGCTCTCGAGTCTCGCCGTCGACTTCGGCGCGAGCGTCTTGCGAACCGAGAGCGAGGCCGACACGACCGAACTGCTCGCGGTCGTCGCGGGCCGCGAACAGGACACCGCCGGACGGGCAGTCTCGGTCCACGGCGAGAAGCAGTCGAAGACGCTGGGAGAGCAACAGGAGTACGTCGTCTCCTCGATCGCCGACATCGGCCCCGTCACCGCCCGCTCGTTGCTCGCCGAGTTCGGGAGCGTCGAGGCGGTGATGACGGCCTCCGAGGAAGAGCTGATGGAAGCCGACGGCGTCGGGCAGGTGACGGCCGAACGGATCCGCGACGTCGTGGGAAGCGACTACGCCGGGTGA
- a CDS encoding Sjogren's syndrome/scleroderma autoantigen 1 family protein has translation MSDFDKEAEREKLREKYERDQADREATQRMSDLLLKGATMTNVHCDTCGDPLFKQNGQTFCPSCHGSPEAVQGTDLESDATAADDSVATADATESTTNVDATEPATNADATAAEPTDADEQATTETRSRETSTWEGVRTPPSQASDSRGAESSADAVDRRSGSSDRPATTRRVDGDLEGGRAALAAALERFAREAAETDDPRYAKECLEAAREASEALAALRR, from the coding sequence ATGAGCGACTTCGACAAGGAAGCCGAACGCGAGAAACTTCGCGAGAAGTACGAGCGCGACCAGGCCGACAGAGAAGCCACCCAGCGGATGAGCGACCTCCTGTTGAAGGGGGCGACGATGACGAACGTCCACTGTGACACCTGCGGCGACCCGCTGTTCAAGCAAAACGGACAGACGTTCTGTCCGTCCTGTCACGGAAGTCCGGAGGCCGTCCAGGGCACCGACCTCGAGAGCGACGCGACTGCAGCGGACGACTCGGTGGCCACGGCCGACGCCACCGAGTCGACGACGAACGTCGACGCCACCGAGCCAGCGACGAACGCCGACGCGACAGCGGCCGAACCCACCGACGCGGACGAACAGGCTACGACGGAGACGCGCTCGCGGGAAACGTCGACGTGGGAGGGCGTCCGAACACCGCCGTCGCAAGCGTCCGACTCGCGTGGTGCGGAGAGCAGTGCCGACGCCGTCGACCGTCGATCCGGCTCGAGTGACCGGCCCGCCACGACGCGGCGAGTCGACGGCGACCTCGAGGGCGGACGGGCCGCACTCGCGGCCGCACTCGAGCGCTTCGCCCGCGAGGCTGCCGAGACCGACGATCCACGGTACGCGAAAGAGTGCCTCGAGGCGGCCCGCGAGGCGAGCGAGGCGCTGGCGGCGCTCCGGCGCTGA
- a CDS encoding TIGR00725 family protein, producing MRASVIGGGTITDEETRVAEAIGRELGRRGHTVVCGGLGGTMEAVCRGANAEGGETIGIVPGEDRSAANEFVDTAIATGMGHARNALVALNGDGVIALSGGPGTLSEIGFGLVYDRPVVGIDTHDVPGVESVETPAAAVDALEAADR from the coding sequence ATGCGCGCGAGCGTCATCGGCGGCGGGACGATCACCGACGAGGAGACTCGAGTCGCGGAGGCGATCGGCCGAGAACTCGGACGGCGCGGACACACTGTCGTCTGTGGCGGTCTCGGCGGGACGATGGAGGCGGTCTGTCGCGGCGCGAACGCCGAAGGCGGCGAGACGATCGGCATCGTACCCGGCGAGGATCGGTCGGCCGCAAACGAGTTCGTCGACACGGCGATCGCGACCGGGATGGGCCACGCCAGAAACGCGCTGGTAGCACTGAACGGCGACGGCGTGATCGCCCTCTCGGGCGGCCCGGGGACGCTCTCTGAGATCGGGTTCGGACTCGTCTACGACCGACCCGTCGTCGGGATCGATACCCACGACGTCCCCGGCGTCGAGAGCGTCGAGACGCCGGCGGCGGCGGTGGACGCACTCGAGGCGGCCGACCGGTAG
- the mdh gene encoding malate dehydrogenase: MTKVSVIGAAGTVGAAAGYNIALREVADELVFVDIPDKEDDTVGQAADVNHGAAYDSNTVVRQGGYEDTAGSDVVVITAGIPRQPGQTRIDLAGDNAPIMEDIGSSIAEHNDDDFVTITTSNPVDLLNRHLYESGDRAREKVIGFGGRLDSARFRYVISQRYDAPVQNVQATILGEHGDAQVPVFSKVRVDGQDLEFDDGEKEEILSELQTSAMNVIEKKGATEWGPATGVGHMVEAILRDTGEVLPASVKLEGEYGHEDVGLGVPVKLGTDGVEEIVEWDLTEFERNELGEAADKLSEQYEKIA; encoded by the coding sequence ATGACGAAAGTTAGCGTGATCGGTGCAGCCGGGACGGTCGGTGCCGCAGCAGGGTACAACATCGCACTGCGAGAGGTCGCGGACGAACTCGTCTTCGTCGATATTCCGGACAAGGAAGACGACACAGTCGGACAGGCCGCGGACGTGAACCACGGAGCAGCGTACGACTCGAACACCGTCGTCCGCCAGGGCGGTTACGAGGACACCGCGGGTTCCGACGTCGTCGTCATCACGGCCGGCATTCCGCGCCAGCCCGGGCAGACGCGGATCGACCTCGCGGGCGACAACGCGCCCATCATGGAGGACATCGGCTCCTCGATCGCCGAGCACAACGACGACGACTTCGTCACGATCACGACCTCCAACCCCGTCGACCTGCTCAACCGTCACCTCTACGAGTCGGGCGACCGGGCACGCGAGAAGGTGATCGGCTTCGGCGGCCGACTCGACTCCGCCCGGTTCCGGTACGTCATCTCCCAGCGCTACGACGCGCCCGTCCAGAACGTCCAGGCAACGATCCTCGGCGAACACGGCGACGCGCAGGTCCCCGTCTTCTCGAAAGTGCGGGTCGACGGCCAGGACCTCGAGTTCGACGACGGGGAGAAAGAGGAGATCCTCTCGGAACTGCAGACCTCGGCGATGAACGTCATCGAGAAGAAAGGTGCGACAGAGTGGGGACCAGCGACCGGCGTCGGCCACATGGTCGAGGCTATCCTCCGTGACACTGGCGAGGTGCTGCCCGCGAGCGTCAAACTCGAGGGCGAGTACGGCCACGAAGACGTCGGACTCGGCGTTCCTGTCAAACTCGGCACAGACGGCGTCGAGGAGATCGTCGAGTGGGACCTGACCGAGTTCGAGCGCAACGAGCTCGGCGAGGCCGCAGACAAACTCTCCGAGCAGTACGAGAAGATCGCCTGA
- a CDS encoding IS4 family transposase, whose translation MGRGSRSWQPDLDDDGELCDMDVSGWIRTEFRSANLGDKRLTDRLVQLGDELGSSPAESIPTACEDWASTKATYRFCDNENVEPNEILSAHKQAQRSRVSQLDELVIVSDTTELVFPRHPSKDGLGDIGNSEMDLEGVKVHSTIGIHPQTHRMTGVLDQQALIEDQQADKKYETNGKSEPIPLESEQEKWARGDRQARNWLADDVRPLFVHDRGADAFAFYTDVVEEIENAGFIVRANQNRRIWTENDESGKLFDWSSDLAEQGRKTIEIQQASGREARTAELSIATGTCELRAPRNNPDQDGSVAVNVVRVDEIGETDDPIQWVLLTTESVEEFNETLTVIDYYGLRWRIEDWHKVLKSGCNIEERQLQTWERMEVLLSLYSVIAWKVLELRELARGETSTAPDVLLSEAERAVLETKFPELQDQNGKAYAVSVAKLGGYLDRGSDPPPGWETMWKGLQKLRMWAEGYELGAE comes from the coding sequence ATGGGACGGGGGTCACGGAGTTGGCAGCCTGATTTAGACGATGACGGAGAGTTGTGTGACATGGATGTATCAGGTTGGATTCGAACAGAGTTTCGCTCAGCTAATCTCGGAGACAAGCGCCTCACCGATCGACTGGTGCAACTTGGGGATGAACTCGGCAGTTCACCTGCCGAGTCCATCCCAACTGCCTGCGAAGACTGGGCCTCCACAAAGGCTACGTACCGATTTTGCGATAATGAGAATGTGGAACCAAACGAGATCCTCTCCGCTCACAAGCAAGCACAACGATCACGAGTGAGTCAGTTAGACGAACTCGTGATCGTCTCCGATACCACTGAACTTGTCTTTCCGAGACATCCATCCAAGGACGGACTCGGCGACATTGGTAACTCTGAGATGGACCTTGAGGGCGTCAAAGTCCACTCAACGATCGGCATTCATCCACAAACACATCGAATGACAGGGGTCCTCGATCAGCAGGCGCTGATCGAGGACCAACAGGCTGACAAAAAGTATGAGACAAACGGGAAATCAGAGCCAATTCCGTTGGAGAGTGAACAGGAGAAGTGGGCTCGTGGTGACAGGCAAGCCAGAAACTGGCTTGCCGACGATGTTCGCCCGTTGTTTGTTCATGATCGAGGAGCAGATGCATTCGCGTTCTATACAGACGTTGTCGAAGAGATAGAGAACGCTGGATTCATCGTTCGAGCCAACCAAAACCGACGGATTTGGACAGAAAACGATGAATCTGGGAAACTCTTTGACTGGAGCAGCGACCTTGCCGAGCAAGGTCGCAAAACGATCGAGATTCAACAGGCAAGTGGGCGAGAAGCCAGGACAGCAGAGCTGTCGATTGCAACGGGAACCTGTGAGTTGCGTGCGCCGCGGAATAATCCTGATCAAGACGGTTCAGTGGCAGTAAATGTCGTACGAGTCGATGAGATCGGTGAAACTGACGACCCGATTCAGTGGGTGTTACTCACCACTGAATCGGTCGAAGAGTTTAACGAGACGCTGACTGTCATCGACTATTATGGTCTTCGCTGGCGAATCGAAGACTGGCACAAAGTGCTGAAGAGTGGCTGTAACATCGAAGAACGGCAACTCCAGACTTGGGAACGAATGGAAGTCTTGCTAAGTCTGTACTCGGTGATTGCCTGGAAGGTCCTGGAGTTACGAGAGCTTGCTCGGGGAGAGACCTCGACTGCACCTGATGTCTTGTTGAGCGAAGCAGAGCGCGCAGTTCTGGAAACAAAATTTCCAGAACTGCAAGACCAGAACGGGAAAGCCTACGCTGTGAGTGTAGCGAAGCTTGGCGGGTATCTGGACCGCGGATCAGATCCTCCTCCAGGATGGGAAACGATGTGGAAAGGCCTCCAGAAGCTACGCATGTGGGCAGAAGGGTACGAACTCGGTGCTGAATGA
- the tnpA gene encoding IS200/IS605 family transposase has translation MPRGYSRERTSVHNLHYHFVWCPKYRKPVLTDEVADRLEQLIEEKADELDLDILRLAIQPDHVHLFITGDPKLAPNKIIQQVKGYTSRNLRDEFDFGLPSLWTRSYFVSSAGEVSSQTIEEYIEAQTGR, from the coding sequence ATGCCACGCGGGTACAGTCGAGAGCGAACGTCGGTTCACAACCTCCACTACCACTTCGTGTGGTGCCCGAAGTACCGCAAGCCGGTGCTGACCGACGAGGTTGCCGACCGCCTCGAACAACTCATCGAGGAGAAAGCCGACGAACTCGACCTCGACATTCTCCGACTGGCAATCCAGCCCGACCACGTACACCTGTTCATCACTGGCGACCCGAAACTTGCCCCGAACAAAATCATCCAGCAGGTCAAGGGCTACACTTCGCGGAATCTCCGCGACGAGTTCGACTTCGGCCTCCCCTCGCTGTGGACACGCTCGTACTTCGTCTCCTCGGCAGGAGAGGTGTCGAGTCAGACCATCGAGGAGTACATCGAAGCACAGACCGGACGATAA
- a CDS encoding transposase, protein MHREVTTTVRVKLHSLTERKARLVEREYGAFQDAVHGDDKANLYSATKQQAGKVRSNKNPREDTEQPVVLRNDCITIEHDEDTVLSSWWFKLPVYNPEKERGDSIWVPVRIPEKDTHLLEDEYIRDSELVHWDGEWYVHLVCKRSVAVADEYDDVLAVDMGAKWIAVSTFIADRNMQFHGAEVRRVREHYKQLRKSIGKAKVRSGAQVIERLGDKESRTVEHELHQVATELVARARERNAVIVFGEMTGLRFDNDKGRYVNDKTHKMPYAKMANILTYKAHLDGRECLPVNEYDTSVTCWRCGSQNTSREVQGRVECHDCGLDDNGDKNGATNIGKRAVGKNIQSPLSTVGAVVAQPETQVVLEGTTGEMEPANSPDDVGLTLSTFPSVK, encoded by the coding sequence ATGCATCGAGAAGTCACCACCACGGTACGGGTCAAACTCCACTCGCTCACCGAACGTAAAGCCCGACTCGTCGAACGCGAGTACGGCGCGTTCCAAGATGCCGTTCACGGTGACGACAAAGCGAACCTCTACTCCGCCACCAAACAACAGGCGGGCAAAGTCCGGTCGAACAAGAACCCGCGAGAGGACACCGAGCAACCTGTCGTTCTCCGCAACGACTGCATCACCATCGAACACGACGAGGACACAGTTCTCTCGTCGTGGTGGTTCAAACTCCCCGTCTACAATCCCGAGAAGGAACGCGGGGATAGCATCTGGGTACCCGTCCGCATCCCCGAGAAGGACACGCACCTCCTCGAAGACGAGTACATCCGCGACTCGGAACTCGTCCACTGGGACGGCGAGTGGTACGTTCACCTCGTCTGCAAGCGGTCTGTGGCCGTCGCAGACGAATACGATGACGTTCTCGCCGTCGATATGGGTGCGAAGTGGATAGCCGTCAGCACGTTCATCGCCGACCGAAACATGCAGTTCCACGGAGCGGAAGTCCGTCGCGTCCGTGAACACTACAAGCAACTCCGCAAGAGCATCGGGAAGGCGAAGGTGCGTTCGGGAGCGCAGGTCATCGAACGCCTCGGGGACAAGGAATCCAGAACGGTCGAACACGAACTGCACCAAGTGGCGACCGAACTCGTCGCTCGCGCTCGGGAGCGCAACGCTGTCATCGTGTTCGGTGAGATGACTGGGTTGCGCTTCGACAACGACAAGGGTCGGTACGTGAACGACAAGACCCACAAGATGCCATACGCGAAGATGGCGAACATCCTCACGTACAAAGCCCATCTCGACGGGCGAGAGTGCCTCCCCGTGAACGAGTACGACACGTCTGTGACGTGTTGGCGGTGTGGGTCGCAGAACACATCGCGGGAAGTGCAGGGGCGTGTCGAGTGCCACGACTGTGGACTGGACGACAACGGCGACAAGAATGGTGCGACGAACATCGGCAAACGAGCCGTCGGTAAGAACATTCAGAGTCCGCTATCGACGGTGGGGGCTGTTGTGGCTCAGCCCGAAACGCAGGTCGTACTCGAAGGAACCACCGGTGAGATGGAACCTGCGAACTCCCCAGACGACGTGGGCCTAACCCTCAGTACCTTCCCAAGCGTCAAGTGA